A portion of the Desulfosoma caldarium genome contains these proteins:
- a CDS encoding acetyl-CoA acetyltransferase: MATGIKDKVAIIGMGCTRFGERWTDGAEDLMVEAFVEALQDAGIEKKEIDAAWLGTCFDEVNVGKSAIPLAQALKLPSIPVTRVENFCATGTEAFRGACYAVASGACRIALALGVEKLKDTGYGGLPGFDTAMGTLNRFILPNFTAPGGFALMATRYFAKYGISPEEGKMALAKISSKSHRCGALNPKAHLRKEVSPEQVLKAPIIAWPLGLFDCCGVSDGAAAAIVTTPDVARGLGKTPVMVKALQIAATSGEEMLTTRWDGTYLKTTTEAAKRAYAEAGITRPREELSVLEVHDCFSITELVTYEDLQISERGRAIRDINEGFFELDGKIPCQSDGGLKCFGHPIGASGIRMIYEVYNQLLHRAGPRQIPDPRLGLTHNLGGIPSFSVCSVGIFGL, encoded by the coding sequence ATGGCGACGGGAATCAAAGACAAGGTGGCGATCATCGGCATGGGATGCACCCGGTTTGGGGAACGGTGGACCGACGGTGCCGAAGACCTTATGGTGGAAGCCTTCGTGGAAGCCCTGCAGGATGCCGGGATCGAAAAAAAAGAGATCGATGCGGCCTGGCTGGGCACCTGTTTTGATGAAGTCAATGTGGGCAAGAGCGCCATTCCTTTAGCGCAGGCCTTGAAACTTCCCAGCATTCCCGTGACGCGCGTGGAAAACTTCTGCGCCACGGGCACGGAAGCCTTTCGAGGCGCCTGTTATGCCGTGGCTTCGGGCGCGTGCCGCATCGCTCTGGCTCTCGGCGTGGAAAAACTCAAAGACACCGGCTACGGGGGGCTTCCCGGCTTCGACACGGCCATGGGAACCCTCAACCGATTCATCCTTCCCAATTTCACGGCTCCGGGGGGGTTTGCCCTTATGGCCACCCGCTACTTTGCCAAGTACGGCATTTCTCCCGAAGAAGGCAAAATGGCTCTGGCCAAGATCTCTTCCAAAAGCCATCGCTGTGGGGCCTTGAATCCCAAAGCACACCTGCGCAAGGAAGTTTCTCCGGAACAGGTGCTCAAAGCGCCCATCATCGCCTGGCCGCTGGGCTTGTTTGACTGCTGCGGGGTGAGTGACGGAGCGGCGGCCGCCATCGTGACCACACCTGATGTGGCGCGCGGCTTGGGCAAAACCCCGGTGATGGTCAAGGCGCTGCAAATCGCCGCCACGTCCGGCGAAGAGATGCTGACGACCCGGTGGGATGGCACCTATTTGAAAACAACCACCGAAGCGGCCAAACGGGCCTATGCGGAAGCGGGTATCACGCGGCCGCGAGAAGAACTGAGTGTTCTGGAAGTCCACGACTGCTTTTCCATCACCGAACTCGTGACCTACGAAGACCTGCAGATTTCCGAGCGGGGTCGCGCCATTCGAGACATCAACGAGGGTTTTTTTGAACTGGATGGAAAGATTCCATGCCAGTCTGACGGAGGCCTTAAGTGCTTCGGGCATCCCATCGGGGCTTCCGGCATTCGCATGATCTATGAAGTCTACAACCAACTGTTGCATCGCGCAGGGCCCCGTCAGATTCCCGATCCTAGACTGGGTCTGACCCACAATCTGGGTGGCATTCCATCGTTCAGTGTCTGCAGTGTTGGCATTTTCGGCCTTTAG